The region TCACACTTGCTAACGCTTATACAACATATTTTTGGAAATGGGGCTCCTGTTCATCCCCTCCTAAATAACACTTTGTCATTTCCCATGATCTCTAGTAGCACTACATGTCTTGGCACCCTCAGCACCCTCTGGTCTCTCTCTAAATCAGCTGTGAATCCCATCCTCCTGTCTAACCTCAGTAGGGCTGGCCTTTTTCCAGAAGCCAAAGTCCTTTAACCCAATAAGATCGGGGAGTTCAGCCCCTTTCTCACTGCTGCCATTGACAGGAGCTAACTGATGCCAGGACCCTTCCTTGGCAAGATGTTTCAGAGAGAATACCAtaggaaggggtgtgtgtgtgtgtgtgtgtgtgtgtgtgtgtgtgtgtgtgtgtgtgttgagggcaTTTCCTGATTTGTGGGGAGCTGGACCTCAGCTGGATCAGAATGACCTCTTGCTGGGTCTCAGCATTTGGGAAAGGAGAGGCCATGGACGCCAAGCTGGCTGTGTTCCCAGTGCTGACCCTCCCACCGGGGTATAGGATTGCTGTTCGATGCCAGTGGTTCCCTGATGTGGAGTCAGAACCCAAAGTAAGCATGCATGTGTTGGGGGCTGTGCATTATGAGGCTAGTGCGGGAGGGAGCGATGTGGACGAAACCCTGTGTTAAGTTACTGGGACGTTACATCTGCGGTCTGTGACGTGGCTCTATCTTATGGGCTGCAGCTGGGGTAGTGGGAACCCTGGGGAGGGCTCTGTGGCTCCCCCAGGTGAGCTGCTGACGGGGGCAGGACCTGAGTGAGTAGGGATGGTTGGGATTAGGCATGCACTTTGCTCAGCGCTAAGGATACTCCGTGCTGGGCCCCTTTAGTCCATCCCCACATGAGAGACTGTCTCTGTATCTCCTGTAGCAACATTTCAGTCTTGCCAGGCTTGGAGGTGGCTGAGAAATCTCGCTCGATCTCTCCCCCGACAGGGAGGGAAGCCGAGGGTGCCTGTGGAGGGTCTTTCCCGTCTTGTTTCTCAGGAGAAGCAGACCCCTCTCCCCATCTGCCTCCTTCAGTCTCCACTCACCCCAGCCGTTCTCCTTGAAAACCAGCTGCTTCTTCTTATAGGCCATCACCGTGCCCTGCAGCAGAGTCAGCGTCTTGCCTCTCACTTTGagaccctctccctctccttcactcTGCAGAGAGAAACCAAGCAATAGGGTCATTTATGTGTGTGATTGAAAACTCAGATAGAacggaggaggggtgggggaaggtggagctcagtggtagagtgtgttctcagcatgcacgaggtcctgggttcaatccctagtacctccattataaagaagtaaagaaataaacctaattacttccccaggctccacaaaaaaacccctcaaacaGAACTAGACAGCTCGtgagcagaggccccagcagccccaccctcccacctcccggtcCCGACCCCCAGTTaccacttttttccttctgttgtctGGTATTTGCCCTCACCTTTCTCAATTGCATGTTTATATTGTGATGATCTGATTTTTTCCAGACTTCAGTATATCCGTGTCCTTTCTCCTCAGGATGACGAGGATTTCGTTTTCCCAATCTCCTCCCACTCcttgcctccccttccctcatCCTCCTAAAGCATTCACATCCCAACGTCCGTCCGTCCAAGTTCACCCTCAGCTGTTGCAGGAGGCTGCTTCTCCTCACTTAAGACCTTTCTGTTATAATTAATGTGACACTTACCGCCTCCCTGCCTCATACTCACCCTTCCTAGGGAGCTGGGGATACGTTTTTTGAGACCGTCACTATCTGAAGACACTTTACTCTCAGATTTGATCGTTGCTTTGACTGGACGTAGAATTCTAAGCTGGAATTTCTTGGAATGTGTTAAACAGCATCGCAGCCCAGGAGCGGATGCTTAGAACAGCTCTGGCTGTGAGCAGTCGTCCTTCGTGAaggacacagatttttttcctcctgttctcaCAAAGTCCTGTCCACTGACCCAGGCAGATGGAACCCAAAGCTGAACATCAAAATACCCTCCAAACTGGAGTAATGTATTTGTTTCAGGCACTTTGTTCACTAGACTTGGAATCAAATGACCCAGTTAGAACCTGGTCCTCCCCCAGGACAAATTAACCAAATTTGGAAAAGTTACTTCatattctaggtttttttttctttttagtttctagatgtttgaatgaaaacaaattagaCAAAATATAGTGCATGCAAAAGCATATTATAATGCACACACAAAACTCTTATGTCCCTGAATCATAGATGATGctgaataaatactgaataaattaatttgtttacattaattaaaaaagCTATAGTTGGCCACTGTGAGTGAGTTGTATATATCACATGTGCTTGAGTATATTTAAATCTGAGTCTATACActttctgctcagggtctcacagtATTCAGGGTATTGTAACTGCTGAGGTTTTATTTTATGCTAATGATCCCTTGTTTCCTCCAGCCATAAAACTGCACTTGAATATCGTACAGCAACCACACTTTCGGAGTTTCCAGAATCTATCATTTATCCAAAGCAAAATATAATCTCAAATAATTACgtctatttcttattttgtcaATATCAAATCATCCCGTATATTAAAATACTAAAGTGAGGATGTTAGATGGGCTCTCGGGGCAGAAGTCAGGATTCCCCAGCACAGGAGAAATGGGAAATAATGCTACCATTCATCCCAACTGCCGAAGACAGGTCCTGATCGGGTCCAGAGCCCCTGGGAAGAGGGCTGGGCCGGCTGTGCTCTTGGGGCCCCGTCCCACTGCAGGACGACCTGGTACCTTGACACAAGTACTCCAAGGAATAAGGCAGGTTCCCTTGACTTTCACACAGCTTCTGTCCGGCAGCGTGGTACTGCTGGTCAGTTCCATGGCCTCTGTCACCACATACAGGTTGTCCCTTCGGCTCAGGTGTTCCTTCAGAAATGACAGCTTTTGATTCAACACTTTTCTGGAGAACGTAAGGGAGGGGAAGGGTCAGAGTGTGAAAGAGATGACTCCTcaggctcctcctctcctcaTGACGTGGAAGGGCCGCAGACTCCGATGCGTGAGCCCTCAACGGTAGGAGGACCCCAGCTTATAGGTTAAGAAGGACGTCTCTGATGTGCACAATGGAGGGGCCCTGATTCCCCGATGGAGGCACGGGTATGAGAGTACGCATGCCATACTGTTAAAGACATCTGCATTTTCCAAACTTACATTAGTTCTCGTTAGGAGGAGTTTATAGATTTCCAGCACTAGAGCCCCTCACCAGGAGAGTCTAGAAGCAGACAAGTCTGAATGGTTGAGAACAATCCTTAGGAGATCCTCCTGTCAAAGCCAGGGAAACCCACATCCATCCTTGGGATGCACAGTCAGGGCGGGAGGCGAAACAGACAGATGAAGGCTGAGGGAGTAGGGAGAACTCTGGGTGATTTCCTCTTGACCAGCTCTGGTGGGTGTTGATGGAGTGACTGTTCTTGGTAGGTGGGTTTGTAGGGCTGACTTGAAGATACAAGTTTGGGCGGGAGATGAGAGGTTTGAAATACTGAAGACAAATCTCATCTCTGTTTCGGTTCTGAGACTCATCTCTGATTCTACTTGGGGACCCTGCTGGGTTGGTGCCCTGGAGAACAGCTGCATGAAGTACTGAGAGGTCCTTGCTTTGCTTCTCAGTAGAGGAGGTCACTGAGTATGCAGTGCTGGGTGTTCCCACTGCCTTGGAGTGAAGTTCAAGTCACTGACCATGTGTTTAAGGGCTATGTCATCTGACCTCCCAAGCCTCATTTTCTGTGTCCTTCATCCTGGTTAGCTAAGCTGCATCCTCAGTGTCTTCCTCCCCTCATCTTGAAAACGTCCACCTCTGTCCTGTCTCGGAGCCTTTAAACCCTCCTCTGGATCCCTGTCCTCACACTCTTGCttgcttcttttattctttaaggtCTGAACTCAACTCTTAGCCCCACAGAGAAGACTAAATAaactcccctcctccagcccttctcTCTCACCTCCGGCCTTGCCTTCTGAGCTCCCCTCACCATCTGTAACTACCTTTGTAGCTGAAACACACAACATCCTCTGCATCCCACTTATTAAAAATAGCcaactgccttttcttttccatatttaaagCTCCGACCTCAGACTTACTTTACTTGGAACTAGCTAATAAAATTGATCCTGGAAATGATCTCTTTAACTACGGAAAGAAATACtaacaagaaaaatgttttttattttcctctgagcAGCTCCCAGATACTCTTTCGCTTCACAGTCTTTGCAAATGTCATTTCCAATAAGGGCTTGCAAGACACCAGGATTGTAGAAATTGGGCAATGCCAGAGTAACTTCTAGTTTCCAGGCAGTCTGTGACTTTAACTAGTTGCTTATTTAACAACGTGTTGCCCtcataaaaatactatttaaactGCCATCTCTGTTTTTAAGAGGCATAAAGATTTAAGAAGTTCTTTGGTTCTTAGAGCATCACTGGTTATCCATCTTTGCCCATATGCATGGAGGTAAATTAAGCCCCTGGACACTGCTGCATACTTCATTGAAACAGAGTTTCAGagtctttgtctcattttaatgaatactttttattttttcactgctTGTTTCCTCACTCCCTGCCTTTCGCCTGTCCACACTAATTATAAGTGACTTCAGGGCAGAGAGATTTCTCTGTCTTGTGATCAGTTCGATGCTCAGCACAAGATGGCACAGTCGCGGCTAATTATGGTTTTAATACATAGATCTTAGATAATAACTGGTAGTTGAACGAATGGATGAATACAGGGGAGGGGCAGTGTGATCTGGGATGTGACTTTCTTCATTCTGCGCCTCAGCAGCGAAGAAGGAAGCTGCTTGAGGCCTCTCTGCCCCTAAGTGCACCTCCCGGGGCTCTGCTGACCGGTTTTCCTCTCCCACGGCCTCACCTCTTTTGGAGGGCTTCCCAGTTGTGTGGTGGGATGGTAACAGACTGGAACTCAAGGGAGGACTCGTGGGACTGGGCAGCCTCCCCCGATGCACTCAGCTCTGGCCCAACAGCCACGCCCGCATACGCCTTCAGCTTCTGGATCCTAGTGTCACTGAGGAGGAATGGTCCTGTCACAACAGTTTCTGGGGACAGAAAAGGTGACCTTAGGTTTAGCCAAGAATTCATTCTGgagcagctgctgtgggaaatGAGATAATAGTCCTATTGCTCCCAGCCCTCCTACATGTTCATGTGTCTCTCAGTGGAGAAGCTAACTAATCGatgaatgttttaaatgtaaattactgCTGAGGACAAATGTTTGAATCACCCAGGGGCTGGATAATGGGGATAACGCCCTAACCTTAAGAAATGATGATGTCAGGTGAACGCTGGTCCAGGAGACCCACAGCATCATCTTTCCAGGCACGGCATCAGCCCCAGAAGGCGGCGCACTGAACAGAAATGTTTGGGGTTTGGAGCCAGACAGATCTGATTTGAATTCCGGTCCTACCAGTTACCGGGTATGTAactttgaacaaattattttatgtttcaatttGTTCTCAATGCAAATAAGGATAATATTCCTAACTCAAGAGACTATTGTAAGTATTAAGTGTACTATTAATGAATGCCTGGGTCATGATAATTACTAGATTCTCAAATAATCGTAGCTCCTTACCCTGCGCCTCTTGGCAAGGCTGATTTGAGATCTACCAGTGTGATGTCTTAGGGCTTCTTGGAGGCTGCACCACCTCTGTCTGAACACCCTGTTTTTCACTCCTCGCCTCCTTTGCCCCTGGTTGACACTACCTGGGACTGAAGAACTTGGCTCCAGGATGTCCACGAGGGTGTATTCAACTGGGACATCTGGTTGTTCCCAGAACCATGAGCGACTCTTCCTCTTCCGTAATAGCGCAAGCTGACAATATTTGTTGGCATTCAGCAGGAATCTGACAGGTCTCAGGTCTCTGTCTCCAAGCTCCTTGACCAGATTCTTGCTGATACTCTCAAACAGGGAGGGCATGTTGctaggagcagagagaggggagtaGAAAGCTCCgttgggagggaggagaaagcgGGCAACTTCTCAGATCCTTGATATTCTTCccaaagaaaaggacaaatacagGAGATTCATTTAGATTTTaagccaggcacagaaagacaaatacctcaAGAGCTTGtttgtatgtggaatctcaaaacaGCCAAACTTagagaagaagcagagagactGATGGtagccaggggctggagggacaggggaAATGGGGGCGATGTTGGTCAAATGAAGGTTTCAGTTATACTGGATGGAAAAATCAATGAGATCTAACATGCAgaatggtgactatagttaacaaaattatattatatacttgaaatacCTAAGAGGACAtatcttaagtgttcttaccacacacacatacaaaaggtAGTGTGCGAGGCGATGGGTTATGTTTGTTGGTTTGATTTTGGTGATTATTTGATGATGTTTGTACATATCCCAAAATATCAAGTTGTAAACCTTGAATagatagaatttttatttgtcattcatACCTCAGTaagtctgaaaaaaagaaaagaaagatttatgCAAAACTAAAGAAGGAATAAACCCAGGCAGTTGAACAGACTGGAGCCTAGAGCTGAGAACTGCCCTGGAGGTGAAAGTGTTTGAGTTATCTGTGTCTGGGAGGTGACTGAGACCAGCGCAGTACAGATGAAGACACGAGTAAATATTTAATAGCTGTAGAGAGAAATAGTAGAGAAAACTGGAAAGTGCATCTTGCAGACTATGCTGAATGAGAGTAATTCATTTGAATTTCCCTATTCCGGGCAAGTAGGAATAAGATTTCCCAGCTCTATAGAATTCAGTTTTTGAACATTCACTGAGTGTTGAATAGAGAAAGACTTTTCGACAGTTCATGTAAAATCTCTGATGTGACTTTCAGTTCTGTCTAGTGTGGACTGTGGAACTGAGagtaacaagaacaaaaaaagattCTGTAAGACTAGACCTGGATACAAATCTATCAAAGACACATCCCTTGGCTTCACAGAAGCATGTCGTTACCAGGAATTCTACTTTTTTTCATGAGAACTTTAGGAAGAAGGACTACCTTCTTTTTGGGTCAAatgatggaaacaaaaacaaaaagcccccaaacaaaaacacttcTACTTATTTCACGAATCTATCCTGAACATTTCTGTCTCTGGCAGTAGTATCTTCTCTTCTGATTCATCCCGAGTTAGAACTGTGATTGTCTTGTAGAGAAGTGATCCCAGTCGAGTCGGGTCCTTTCCAATCTTCAGACCTCCTGATGTCGAGCAGAGTGTGTCAACAGGCTCCAGGGAGGAGATACATGTGGCTCCGCTCACTGTGTTTTCTTTCCACCAATAGATCCCCGACTTAGTTTCCAGTGAGATACCCTAGAAAAACAAGCAGACGATGGGCCCTCTTCTCACCCAGGAGCACGGGTCCAGAGCTGAATTCTGGATCACGGAATCTTAGCCTCTGAAGTCCTTCTCAGCCCAAAGTCTGCGGAGTAGAATCAGGCAGCGTCTGGCTGTGTGTTTGCTGGGCTGCAGAGTTTATATATTTGCTTAGAGCAGAGCAGAGATCTTGGGAAGCAGTGCTCTATTCCTGGCACAAAGAGAACTGACTGAACATGTCTTTGATTCACAGATTTCCAGTCATTGCAGCTGGAACAAATTATTTGGCTCCTGTTTTATCTTAAAGGTGCTGTGTGTAAAATGCATCCCTGAATCAACAAGAAAGGTAGAAATACGCTTCCAGCAGAAGGACAGGGATGGTACCAACCAGCGCCCTGGGCAGGGCCTCCGGCCTGCCTAGAGGTGGAGTGGATGTTTTCAACCCCTCCTGCCTCCAAGTACATATTGTGTAATCCAATCTTGCGATAATCTTTAAGTATAaggaaaaaagactttttaaaaggacTTGCCCCAAACCCATTCCCTTTCCAGTTACTCCTGCAGCCTTACATGGTTACTCCAAATGCACACAGGAGGCCACACCTGCAGGATTTGTGTAATGTCCCGGAACTGACACTCAAAACAGCAACATTCCTTTTAGTGGACAGTATTTCACAacatccttttcttcccccactttttcctccttttcattaTCCGTCGAAGTCCCAGGTCTACCCTTCTCCACCTTGGGCATCCAACATCCACTCCACTCGGGACAGAGCTCACAGCTTTGCTTTCTGTGTAATGCCACCGGACCAAGAGATGGCCCACCCTTTTCTCACGTTCTACAATTCGCATCATAAAGACagtagatttgaaaaataaaaatttcatcacATATAGTACTTGGTCACATGCCAACATTTTGAGGGCCACCCCCTGCTTTGGAGGTCCTAGAAGCCAAAGAAAAAGTCACTTAGCTGTTTGCAAGAGTTACGTGAGCCCAGTgaaccctgttttttttttaaaattaggcttAGAACTAATGGGGTTTAGAACCAAGACCGTCCTCATACAGCCGCTGGCTTTACTTTCACGTTTCCTGGATCTCTATCCTGAAGCACCTGCCACGCCCCAGAGGAAGGATGTAAACGGGAAAATCCGGGAAACCAGACACGTAGCAGCAGGTAAGGATTCCTGAGCATCCCCTACGGAGAACAGCCTCTTGCTGGGAAGGCAGCGATCTTGAAAAGCAcgagaaaaaaaccccaaactccttcTTGGAGGACTCCTGCTAAGTGTGtcaatgccccccccccccccccccccccgtttccgTCTCTCCAGCAGCTCGGGCCTCTCCCCTGGCAAACCTCGCGGTAGGAGGCTTCAAGTTTTGCACGTATCGTAGGATCCCATCCCATGCGTTAGGGCCGGAAGTAAGCAACGGTGATTTTCTTAAGGTTTCCTAGGGAGATGGAAGTGGAGGCGGGGCCTCGAAGGGCATCTCCTATTTTCTTGAGTCTCCATCGGTTGTCTTTCGGGTTAGCCTTGTCGCAGGTTTCCATGCGGCTCCCTTCTATCAGCCCCTCGTCCTCATTTCCTGACTTACTCCTGCCACTCGGTGTCtcctcttttctatttctcctctcctcctcaagGTCTTACAGGTTTCTGCCTTTTTGCTTCTTGCTCTCTGCCacattctctcctctttctttttcagaatcaTCTAAGCTTCTCGGAGCTGTCCCCTCACTGGGCTACTCAGTCAGCAAATAGTGATTATGTGCCAGCGATGGTTTCTAGGTTCCGGGTCTGCATTTTCTCCATACCGTCTGGATTCTAGTGCTGGGGGCAGAGGTCAGTAAGACAGAGCCCCCAGCTCCGAAGACTTACTTTTTGTTGAGGGTAGATAATACCCATATAAAAACTGGAGAAGTAGTagggagggtgtagttcagtggtagagtgtgtgtagcatgcacaaggtcgtgggttcaatccccagtgcctccattaaataaataaataaacctaattacctcccttgaacaaataaacaaagaaaaaaatttttaaatggaaaagtagag is a window of Camelus ferus isolate YT-003-E chromosome 25, BCGSAC_Cfer_1.0, whole genome shotgun sequence DNA encoding:
- the GSDMC gene encoding LOW QUALITY PROTEIN: gasdermin-C (The sequence of the model RefSeq protein was modified relative to this genomic sequence to represent the inferred CDS: substituted 1 base at 1 genomic stop codon) — encoded protein: MPSLFESISKNLVKELGDRDLRPVRFLLNANKYCQLALLRKRKSRSWFWEQPDVPVEYTLVDILEPSSSVPETVVTGPFLLSDTRIQKLKAYAGVAVGPELSASGEAAQSHESSLEFQSVTIPPHNWEALQKRKVLNQKLSFLKEHLSRRDNLYVVTEAMELTSSTTLPDRSCVKVKGTCLIPWSTCVKSEGEGEGLKVRGKTLTLLQGTVMAYKKKQLVFKENGWDILLMSDDDTQKTFPADFQHLQEEVSQEMTALAQLSKDIRGAVFHRLLAKLRDRGALQDLVDMLDXYCDRVGLGDTVPSETGEDSSNIWLKSSFQIMYLLEAIMVLSDTQRELLAQSMEKRILLHQRELVRSILEPNFRYPESIAFTLKPELLAPLQGEGVAITFGLLEGCGLMVEPISHTATWDPEAKKPLSALYGSLSVLQRLAKA